In the genome of Streptomyces aquilus, the window GATGATGCAGAACGCGTAGCCGCGCAGGGGGATGGGACCGAGGTGGTACACCCCGTGCGACGGGCTGGGAATGTAGGCAAGTTCCATGGCAGGACCGACGCTACCGTGCCGGGCGCCGCCGACGGCAGGCAGCCCGGCTACGGCTCCATAACAGGAGGGTCGGAATTCTCTTACCCCCCGTTACCCTTTGGCCGCGTCCTGCACCTGCTTCTTCAGCTTCGCCGGGGTCATCGTCTGGTCCTGGTAGATGTTCTTGCCGTTGAGGATGACGGTCGGGGTGCCGCTGAATCCGCCGTTGCGGAAGGCGGCCGCGGACTTGGCGACCCAGCTGTTGTGGGTGCCCTTCTCGACACACGTCCGGAACGCCGGCGTGTCCAGGCCGTCGACCTTCTTCGCCAGCTCGATGAGCTTGTCGTTCTTGGCGTAGGCGTCGTCCGTCTCCGGGGGCTGGTTCTCGTACAGCACGTCGTGGTACGCGGTGAACTTGCCGGCGTCCTGGGCGCAGGCCGCGGCGTTGGCCGCGGTGCGGGAGCCGGTGCCGCCCATGTTGCCGTCGATGATCGTCGCGAGGTGGTACTCGACCTTCAGCTGGCCGGCGCCGGTCAGCTCATGGATGGTCGAGCGGTAGGCGTCCTCGAAGGACTTGCAGGCCGGGCAGCGGAAGTCCTCCCACACCGTGAGCGAGGACTTGGCGTCGGCCTTGCCCACCGGGATGGCGAGCTGGTCGTCGCCATTGGCGCCCGACGGCGCCACGACCGGGCCCGCGGAGTCGCTGCCGTCGTCCTTGCCCGAGTTGGCGGCGACGATGCCGATCACCGCCGCGAGCCCCAGGACACAGACGACGCTCGCGGCCACGATCAGCGTCCGCCGCCGCCTCTCCGCGGCCTTCTGCTTCTCACGCTCGACCGCCAGCCGCTCGCGGGCGGTGCGCTTTCCCTCACGGTTCTTCTCGCTCACACCCCGGAAACGAACCGGGGAGGCGCAGCGCGCCTCCCCGGTCCCAGGTCCACCCGTTCGAGTGACCCGTACGAAACGTCCGGACTTGTTACGCCTGTCCGCGCACGCCCTTCGCCAGGTCACCGGCGAGTTCGCGGACGGCCTCGACGCCGGCCTTGTCGTCCGGCGCGTCCAGCATCCGCTTCACGAAGGCC includes:
- a CDS encoding DsbA family protein — encoded protein: MSEKNREGKRTARERLAVEREKQKAAERRRRTLIVAASVVCVLGLAAVIGIVAANSGKDDGSDSAGPVVAPSGANGDDQLAIPVGKADAKSSLTVWEDFRCPACKSFEDAYRSTIHELTGAGQLKVEYHLATIIDGNMGGTGSRTAANAAACAQDAGKFTAYHDVLYENQPPETDDAYAKNDKLIELAKKVDGLDTPAFRTCVEKGTHNSWVAKSAAAFRNGGFSGTPTVILNGKNIYQDQTMTPAKLKKQVQDAAKG